A section of the Hyalangium minutum genome encodes:
- a CDS encoding sodium-translocating pyrophosphatase yields MTPTVSRNDAPLQGVTGVAARVLGLLAVLAGSTARASEADLVLPDFTSQSFLGGALNGQQLLLGGILVSVLGLVFGFIQYGQLKNLPVHRSMLEISELIYETCKTYLITQGKFILGLWALLLVVMVGYFGFLQHMLSEAPAKLLAIILFSLIGIAGSYGVAWFGIRVNTFANSRTAFASLRGKPYPTYAIPLQAGMSIGMVLISTELLLMLIILIFVPPTYAGPCFIGFAIGESLGASVLRIAGGIFTKIADIGSDLMKIVFKIKEDDARNPGVIADCTGDNAGDSVGPSADGFETYGVTGVALITFILLAVPPSFQVQLLVWIFVMRIVMVVASLLSYGVNGIIQGGKYKTADKMNFEHPLTFLVWLTSIVSVALTFVVSYLLIPNLADDTTLWWKLSLIITCGTLAGAIIPEVVKAFTSTESRHVREVVKASQEGGPSLNVISGLVAGNFSAYWMGIIIAGLMGAAFWVSTTVPVELMLAPAVFAFGLVAFGFLGMGPVTIAVDSYGPVTDNAQSVYELSLIENVPNVKEEVAKDFGFTPNFEKGKEYLEENDGAGNTFKATAKPVLIGTAVVGATTMIFSIIVLLVGTETTNGIMSLKAAGLGNLSLLHAPFLLGLVTGGAVIYWFSGASMQAVSTGAYRAVEFIKANIKLEGVEKASVTDSKRVVEICTQYAQKGMLNIFLGVFFSTLAFACAEPYFFIGYLISIAIFGLYQAVFMANAGGAWDNAKKLVETELRAKGTDLHAATVVGDTVGDPFKDTSSVALNPVIKFTTLFGLLAVELAVELNKSGNTMLTHVLSVVFFVLSLVFVYRSFYGMRIETPMKGEGAHK; encoded by the coding sequence ATGACACCCACCGTTTCACGGAATGACGCTCCCCTGCAGGGCGTCACCGGCGTGGCTGCCCGAGTCCTTGGACTCCTGGCCGTCCTCGCCGGTAGCACCGCCCGCGCCAGCGAGGCGGACCTCGTCCTCCCTGACTTTACCTCTCAGTCCTTCCTCGGCGGCGCGCTCAATGGCCAGCAGCTGTTGCTGGGCGGCATCCTGGTGAGCGTGCTCGGCCTGGTCTTCGGCTTCATCCAGTACGGCCAGCTGAAGAACCTGCCCGTGCACCGGTCGATGCTGGAGATCTCCGAGCTCATCTACGAGACGTGCAAGACGTACCTCATCACCCAGGGCAAGTTCATCCTCGGCCTGTGGGCGCTGCTGCTGGTGGTGATGGTCGGCTACTTCGGCTTCCTGCAGCACATGCTGAGCGAGGCGCCGGCCAAGCTGCTGGCCATCATCCTCTTCAGCCTCATCGGCATCGCGGGCAGCTACGGCGTGGCCTGGTTCGGCATCCGGGTGAACACGTTCGCCAACAGCCGCACGGCGTTCGCGTCCCTGCGCGGCAAGCCCTACCCCACCTACGCCATCCCGCTGCAGGCCGGTATGTCCATCGGCATGGTGCTCATCAGCACCGAGCTGTTGCTGATGCTCATCATCCTGATCTTCGTCCCGCCCACCTACGCGGGCCCGTGCTTCATCGGCTTCGCCATCGGCGAGTCGCTGGGCGCCTCGGTGCTGCGCATCGCGGGCGGTATCTTCACGAAGATCGCGGACATCGGCTCGGACCTGATGAAGATCGTCTTCAAGATCAAGGAAGACGACGCGCGCAACCCCGGCGTGATCGCCGACTGCACGGGCGACAACGCGGGCGACAGCGTGGGCCCCTCGGCGGACGGCTTCGAGACCTACGGCGTGACGGGCGTGGCGCTCATCACCTTCATCCTGCTGGCGGTGCCCCCTTCGTTCCAGGTGCAGCTGCTGGTGTGGATCTTCGTGATGCGCATCGTGATGGTGGTGGCCAGCCTGCTGTCCTACGGCGTGAACGGCATCATCCAGGGCGGCAAGTACAAGACCGCCGACAAGATGAACTTCGAGCACCCGCTGACGTTCCTGGTGTGGCTCACGTCGATCGTGTCCGTGGCGCTCACCTTCGTGGTCAGCTACCTGCTCATCCCGAACCTGGCGGATGACACCACGCTGTGGTGGAAGCTGTCGCTGATCATCACCTGCGGCACGCTGGCCGGCGCGATCATCCCGGAGGTCGTCAAGGCCTTCACCTCCACCGAGAGCCGCCACGTGCGCGAGGTGGTGAAGGCCAGCCAGGAGGGTGGCCCCAGCCTCAACGTCATCTCCGGCCTGGTGGCCGGTAACTTCTCCGCCTACTGGATGGGCATCATCATCGCGGGGCTGATGGGCGCCGCCTTCTGGGTGAGCACGACCGTGCCGGTGGAGCTGATGCTGGCCCCGGCGGTGTTCGCGTTCGGCCTGGTGGCGTTCGGCTTCCTGGGCATGGGCCCGGTCACCATCGCGGTGGACAGCTACGGTCCTGTGACGGACAACGCGCAGAGCGTGTACGAGCTGTCGCTGATCGAGAACGTGCCCAACGTGAAGGAGGAAGTGGCCAAGGACTTCGGCTTCACGCCCAACTTCGAGAAGGGCAAGGAGTACCTGGAGGAGAACGACGGCGCGGGCAACACGTTCAAGGCGACGGCCAAGCCGGTGCTCATCGGCACCGCGGTGGTGGGCGCCACGACGATGATCTTCTCCATCATCGTGCTGCTGGTGGGCACGGAGACGACCAACGGCATCATGTCGCTGAAGGCCGCGGGCCTGGGCAACCTGTCCCTGCTGCACGCGCCCTTCCTGCTGGGCCTGGTGACGGGCGGCGCGGTCATCTACTGGTTCTCGGGCGCCTCGATGCAGGCGGTGTCCACGGGCGCCTACCGCGCGGTGGAGTTCATCAAGGCCAACATCAAGCTGGAGGGCGTGGAGAAGGCGAGCGTGACGGACTCCAAGCGCGTGGTGGAGATCTGCACCCAGTACGCGCAGAAGGGCATGCTCAACATCTTCCTGGGCGTGTTCTTCAGCACCCTGGCGTTCGCCTGCGCCGAGCCGTACTTCTTCATTGGCTACCTGATCTCCATCGCCATCTTCGGTCTGTACCAGGCCGTGTTCATGGCGAACGCGGGTGGCGCGTGGGACAACGCGAAGAAGCTGGTGGAGACGGAGCTGCGCGCCAAGGGCACGGACCTGCACGCGGCCACGGTGGTCGGCGACACGGTGGGCGATCCGTTCAAGGACACCTCGTCCGTGGCGCTCAACCCGGTCATCAAGTTCACCACCCTGTTCGGCCTGCTCGCGGTGGAGCTGGCGGTGGAGCTGAACAAGTCCGGCAACACCATGCTCACCCACGTGCTGTCCGTGGTGTTCTTCGTCCTGTCGCTCGTCTTCGTGTACCGGTCGTTCTACGGCATGCGCATCGAGACGCCGATGAAGGGCGAGGGCGCCCACAAGTAG
- a CDS encoding cold-shock protein, with the protein MATGTVKWFNDAKGFGFITQDGGGEDVFVHHTAINMDGFRTLAEGQKVQFEVTKGPKGLQAQNVRAA; encoded by the coding sequence ATGGCAACTGGTACTGTGAAGTGGTTCAACGACGCGAAGGGCTTCGGTTTCATCACCCAGGATGGCGGAGGTGAGGACGTGTTCGTCCACCACACCGCGATCAACATGGATGGCTTCCGCACGCTGGCCGAGGGCCAGAAGGTGCAGTTCGAGGTCACCAAGGGCCCCAAGGGCCTGCAGGCGCAGAACGTCCGCGCCGCCTGA